From Coffea arabica cultivar ET-39 chromosome 9c, Coffea Arabica ET-39 HiFi, whole genome shotgun sequence, one genomic window encodes:
- the LOC113708926 gene encoding transcription factor bHLH144-like, with the protein MQKNQQLFPRKPFLSPANEAGGYMLSAPISSVFGETICPPGATGLWPLHDVEFRPSEACPRNFIIFDQTDNRSQIMLHPATGSRFCYPGSNTWAAPSEYKAIKFADNEHREVTSLKEDSDDINALLSSDDEHEECDDDELSTARANVYCGSNSPDSCSNYESPPRKTRITSSRKTSGDISSCTGRKRQRMRKMVKALRGIVPGAHQMDTVAVLDEAVRYLKSLKVEVQKLGVGKLKSYA; encoded by the coding sequence ATGCAGAAAAACCAACAACTTTTCCCTAGAAAACCTTTCCTCAGTCCTGCAAATGAAGCAGGTGGCTACATGCTTAGTGCCCCTATATCATCTGTCTTTGGTGAAACCATTTGTCCGCCTGGTGCGACAGGTCTGTGGCCTTTACATGATGTTGAATTTCGGCCCTCTGAAGCCTGCCCCAGGAATTTCATTATCTTTGACCAAACTGATAACAGAAGTCAAATCATGCTCCACCCAGCTACTGGATCCAGATTCTGTTATCCTGGTTCAAACACATGGGCTGCTCCCTCTGAATACAAGGCTATCAAGTTTGCAGACAATGAGCATAGAGAAGTTACTTCTCTGAAGGAAGATTCAGATGATATCAATGCATTATTGAGCTCAGATGATGAACATGAAGAATGTGATGATGACGAGTTGAGTACAGCACGCGCAAATGTCTACTGTGGAAGCAATTCTCCTGATTCATGCTCTAATTATGAATCTCCTCCCAGAAAAACGAGGATAACTTCTTCAAGGAAGACATCTGGAGATATCAGTAGCTGCACTGGAAGAAAACGTCAGAGAATGAGGAAAATGGTCAAGGCATTACGAGGAATTGTACCTGGTGCCCACCAGATGGATACTGTAGCAGTTCTCGATGAAGCTGTTAGGTACCTTAAGTCTCTCAAGGTAGAAGTACAGAAGCTTGGAGTTGGGAAATTGAAGAGCTACGCTTGA
- the LOC113708676 gene encoding uncharacterized protein isoform X2, with amino-acid sequence MQALQSLDLSFNQLSGAIPPEIGNLTSLQVVQLFSNSLSGNIPAEFGLCLNLVAINIYINQFSGSIPPELGNLTNLEFLRLYRNKLNSTIPDTLFQLKKLTHLGLSENELTGRISSDVGYLRSLEVLTLHSNRFTGNIPSTITNLTNLTYLSLGINSLKGSIPSDIGLLNKLKNLTLDNNLLEGSIPSSITNLSHLLGTSMAYNRLTGLLPVGLGQLSNLTFLSVGGNRLSGRIPDDLFNCTMLQVLDLNKNNFTGIVSPNIGRLSNIRLLRLGGNSFLGSIPGDIGNLSQVIDLLLHNNRLSGSIPSELSKLALLQGLALQNNLLGGQIPDNLFELKQLTDLRLQNNKFVGPIPEAVSNLKLLSYLDMSENMLNGTIPQSMQQLGRLMMLDLSRNLLAGAIPGLVIASLKNLQIQLNLSHNYFKGPIPGEIGQLEMVQVIDMSSNNLSGRIPGTIKNCRNLFSLDLSGNQFSGNLPGDIFIPLEELLRLNLSRNKLDGELPSSLANLTHLQSLDLSKNKFNGTIPESLGNLSTLKFLNLSFNQLEGHVPETGIFRNLSASSLVGNAALCGTKIGKPCSTGKNLTSSNHFKKKTVFIVVALGLVSIIFGLLLLISVLYRNRKKQKAKVEENSVPKYPSALPLKRYNQEDLDSITTSFSQDNIIGSSSLSTVYKGKLDDGQAVAVKVLNLQQFSAESDKCFDREVKTLSRLRHRNLVKVLGYAWESRKMKALVLEYMENGSLDKLIHDPVSTKSKWTMSDSIDQLISIASGLVYLHSGYDFPIVHCDLKPANILLDGKLIPHVSDFGTARMLGIHLEDGKSLSTASAFQGTIGYLAPEFAYMRTITTKVDVFSFGIIVMELITKRRPTGLTEDEGSSITLPQLVQKALKSGTKRLLQVVDPHLVPYVSKKQEAMEGLLNLALSCTSPDPEDRPDMEEVLSCLSKLRQLS; translated from the exons ATGCAAGCATTGCAATCTCTTGACTTAAGCTTTAACCAATTATCTGGAGCAATACCTCCGGAAATTGGAAATCTGACGAGTTTGCAAGTAGTTCAGCTGTTTTCCAACTCTCTGTCTGGGAACATTCCTGCTGAATTCGGTCTTTGTTTAAATCTAGTTGCAATAAACATATATATCAATCAGTTCAGTGGTAGCATACCTCCTGAACTTGGAAACTTGACCAACTTAGAATTCTTGCGTCTGTACAGAAATAAGTTGAACTCCACAATTCCAGACACGTTATTCCAGCTCAAAAAATTGACCCATTTGGGACTCTCAGAGAATGAATTAACTGGAAGAATAAGTTCTGACGTAGGATATTTGAGATCATTAGAAGTACTTACACTCCATTCCAATAGGTTCACTGGGAACATTCCTTCAACCATAACAAACTTGACCAACTTAACATATCTGTCTTTGGGCATAAATTCATTGAAAGGGTCAATTCCTTCAGATATAGGGTTGCTAAATAAATTGAAAAATCTTACTCTGGACAATAACCTTCTTGAGGGGTCTATACCCtctagcattaccaatttaagtCATCTTCTTGGAACAAGTATGGCTTACAATAGACTTACCGGACTACTGCCTGTAGGGTTGGGACAATTATCAAATCTGACATTTCTCTCTGTCGGGGGAAACAGACTTTCAGGCCGCATCCCTGATGACCTCTTTAACTGCACTATGCTTCAAGTTCTAGAtctaaacaaaaacaatttcacTGGAATAGTTAGTCCAAATATTGGCAGACTGTCCAATATCCGGCTTCTCCGACTTGGAGGTAATTCATTTCTGGGGTCAATCCCTGGAGATATTGGTAATCTGAGTCAAGTGATTGATTTGCTCCTACACAATAATAGATTATCTGGCTCAATTCCTTCTGAACTCTCAAAACTTGCACTGCTCCAAGGCCTCGCTTTGCAGAACAATTTGCTGGGAGGTCAAATTCCAGACAATCTTTTTGAGCTAAAACAGCTCACAGATCTTCGGTTACAAAACAACAAGTTCGTTGGTCCAATCCCAGAAGCTGTCTCTAATCTCAAGTTACTTTCTTACTTGGATATGAGTGAGAACATGCTTAATGGAACAATTCCACAAAGCATGCAACAACTTGGCCGATTGATGATGCTAGATCTATCAAGAAACCTTCTGGCTGGAGCTATTCCTGGTTTAGTAATTGCAAGTTTGAAAAATTTGCAAATACAACTGAATCTTTCTCACAATTATTTCAAGGGACCCATTCCAGGTGAAATTGGTCAGTTAGAAATGGTGCAGGTGATAGACATGTCCAGCAACAACTTGTCAGGAAGAATTCCCGGGACAATTAAGAACTGCAGAAATTTGTTCTCCCTGGATCTTTCTGGAAACCAATTCAGTGGTAATCTTCCAGGAGATATTTTCATTCCTCTTGAAGAGCTCTTAAGATTGAACCTCTCAAGAAATAAATTAGATGGTGAACTTCCTTCTAGTTTAGCAAATCTGACGCATCTTCAGTCACTAGATCTTTCCAAAAATAAGTTCAATGGCACCATTCCTGAAAGCCTTGGCAATCTCTCAACCTTAAAGTTTCTCAACCTTTCCTTTAATCAGCTTGAAGGCCATGTACCAGAGACTGGTATATTCCGAAACTTGAGTGCCAGTAGTTTGGTTGGGAATGCAGCCCTTTGTGGAACAAAGATTGGCAAGCCATGCAGCACTGGCAAAAATCTGACTAGTTCAAaccatttcaaaaagaaaactgTCTTCATTGTTGTAGCACTGGGACTAGTTTCTATAATCTTTGGTTTGTTGCTTCTGATCTCTGTACTTTATCGGAACAGAAAGAAGCAAAAAGCGAAAGTAGAAGAGAACTCGGTACCAAAATATCCTTCAGCCTTGCCTCTCAAGAGATATAATCAGGAGGATTTAGACAGTATAACTACTTCATTCAGTCAGGATAACATCATTGGCTCCAGCAGTTTAAGCACAGTGTATAAGGGCAAACTTGATGATGGGCAGGCAGTGGCAGTAAAGGTATTGAATTTACAGCAGTTTTCAGCTGAGTCAGATAAATGTTTTGATAGGGAAGTCAAGACTTTGAGCCGATTGAGGCACAGGAATCTTGTTAAGGTGCTTGGCTATGCTTGGGAGAGTCGGAAGATGAAAGCTTTAGTCTTAGAATATATGGAGAATGGAAGCTTGGACAAACTGATACATGACCCTGTATCTACCAAATCCAAATGGACTATGTCCGACAGCATCGATCAATTGATCTCGATTGCCAGTGGATTGGTGTACTTGCATTCAGGCTATGATTTCCCCATAGTGCACTGTGACTTGAAACCAGCTAACATTCTACTAGATGGGAAGTTAATACCCCATGTGAGTGACTTTGGGACAGCTAGAATGCTGGGTATTCATCTCGAGGATGGAAAGAGCCTTTCTACAGCATCAGCATTTCAAGGAACTATTGGCTACTTGGCACCAG AGTTTGCATATATGAGAACCATTACCACAAAAGTGGACGTATTTAGCTTTGGCATAATAGTGATGGAGCTGATTACAAAAAGAAGGCCAACAGGACTTACAGAAGATGAAGGCTCATCAATCACTTTGCCTCAACTAGTACAGAAAGCCCTTAAAAGTGGTACCAAGAGGCTACTTCAAGTTGTGGATCCTCATTTAGTTCCCTATGTCTCAAAGAAGCAGGAGGCAATGGAGGGACTTCTGAATTTAGCCTTATCCTGCACCAGTCCAGATCCTGAGGACCGCCCTGACATGGAAGAAGTGTTATCATGCCTCTCAAAGCTACGTCAACTGTCATAA
- the LOC113708676 gene encoding uncharacterized protein isoform X1: protein MTLQRVFLAVFLLSTVLVGVLSVSEPILKGEVEALRAFKSLIRNDPLGVLDDWTDANHHCNWSGIACDSSFNHVISISLVDKQLEGEISPFLGNLSNLQVLDLTLNSFTGNIPHQLGLCSQLTELTLFANSLSGEIPAELGNLRSIQAIDLGSNFLKGAIPDSLFNCTSLSELGLIYNNLTGKIPAKIGNLLNLQLFVAYANQLEGPIPASVGKMQALQSLDLSFNQLSGAIPPEIGNLTSLQVVQLFSNSLSGNIPAEFGLCLNLVAINIYINQFSGSIPPELGNLTNLEFLRLYRNKLNSTIPDTLFQLKKLTHLGLSENELTGRISSDVGYLRSLEVLTLHSNRFTGNIPSTITNLTNLTYLSLGINSLKGSIPSDIGLLNKLKNLTLDNNLLEGSIPSSITNLSHLLGTSMAYNRLTGLLPVGLGQLSNLTFLSVGGNRLSGRIPDDLFNCTMLQVLDLNKNNFTGIVSPNIGRLSNIRLLRLGGNSFLGSIPGDIGNLSQVIDLLLHNNRLSGSIPSELSKLALLQGLALQNNLLGGQIPDNLFELKQLTDLRLQNNKFVGPIPEAVSNLKLLSYLDMSENMLNGTIPQSMQQLGRLMMLDLSRNLLAGAIPGLVIASLKNLQIQLNLSHNYFKGPIPGEIGQLEMVQVIDMSSNNLSGRIPGTIKNCRNLFSLDLSGNQFSGNLPGDIFIPLEELLRLNLSRNKLDGELPSSLANLTHLQSLDLSKNKFNGTIPESLGNLSTLKFLNLSFNQLEGHVPETGIFRNLSASSLVGNAALCGTKIGKPCSTGKNLTSSNHFKKKTVFIVVALGLVSIIFGLLLLISVLYRNRKKQKAKVEENSVPKYPSALPLKRYNQEDLDSITTSFSQDNIIGSSSLSTVYKGKLDDGQAVAVKVLNLQQFSAESDKCFDREVKTLSRLRHRNLVKVLGYAWESRKMKALVLEYMENGSLDKLIHDPVSTKSKWTMSDSIDQLISIASGLVYLHSGYDFPIVHCDLKPANILLDGKLIPHVSDFGTARMLGIHLEDGKSLSTASAFQGTIGYLAPEFAYMRTITTKVDVFSFGIIVMELITKRRPTGLTEDEGSSITLPQLVQKALKSGTKRLLQVVDPHLVPYVSKKQEAMEGLLNLALSCTSPDPEDRPDMEEVLSCLSKLRQLS, encoded by the exons ATGACACTTCAAAGAGTCTTTCTTGCAGTATTTTTACTTTCAACTGTCTTAGTTGGGGTTCTATCAGTCTCAGAACCAATCTTGAAAGGTGAAGTTGAGGCATTGAGAGCATTTAAAAGCTTGATCAGAAATGATCCACTTGGTGTACTAGATGATTGGACTGATGCCAACCATCATTGTAACTGGTCAGGAATTGCTTGTGATTCTTCATTCAATCATGTCATATCCATTTCCCTGGTTGACAAGCAGCTCGAAGGTGAAATCTCTCCATTCCTGGGCAACCTTTCGAATCTCCAGGTTCTTGACCTTACTCTGAATTCATTTACTGGAAATATTCCTCACCAGCTGGGGCTCTGCTCACAGCTTACTGAACTCACCCTATTTGCAAATTCTCTCTCTGGTGAAATTCCAGCAGAACTTGGAAACCTTAGAAGTATACAAGCAATAGACCTTGGAAGCAATTTCTTGAAGGGAGCCATCCCTGATAGCTTATTCAACTGTACATCCTTGTCAGAGCTAGGTCTCATCTATAACAATCTCACTGGCAAAATACCAGCAAAGATTGGTAATTTACTGAATCTTCAACTTTTTGTAGCTTATGCAAATCAGTTGGAGGGTCCTATACCTGCTTCCGTTGGGAAGATGCAAGCATTGCAATCTCTTGACTTAAGCTTTAACCAATTATCTGGAGCAATACCTCCGGAAATTGGAAATCTGACGAGTTTGCAAGTAGTTCAGCTGTTTTCCAACTCTCTGTCTGGGAACATTCCTGCTGAATTCGGTCTTTGTTTAAATCTAGTTGCAATAAACATATATATCAATCAGTTCAGTGGTAGCATACCTCCTGAACTTGGAAACTTGACCAACTTAGAATTCTTGCGTCTGTACAGAAATAAGTTGAACTCCACAATTCCAGACACGTTATTCCAGCTCAAAAAATTGACCCATTTGGGACTCTCAGAGAATGAATTAACTGGAAGAATAAGTTCTGACGTAGGATATTTGAGATCATTAGAAGTACTTACACTCCATTCCAATAGGTTCACTGGGAACATTCCTTCAACCATAACAAACTTGACCAACTTAACATATCTGTCTTTGGGCATAAATTCATTGAAAGGGTCAATTCCTTCAGATATAGGGTTGCTAAATAAATTGAAAAATCTTACTCTGGACAATAACCTTCTTGAGGGGTCTATACCCtctagcattaccaatttaagtCATCTTCTTGGAACAAGTATGGCTTACAATAGACTTACCGGACTACTGCCTGTAGGGTTGGGACAATTATCAAATCTGACATTTCTCTCTGTCGGGGGAAACAGACTTTCAGGCCGCATCCCTGATGACCTCTTTAACTGCACTATGCTTCAAGTTCTAGAtctaaacaaaaacaatttcacTGGAATAGTTAGTCCAAATATTGGCAGACTGTCCAATATCCGGCTTCTCCGACTTGGAGGTAATTCATTTCTGGGGTCAATCCCTGGAGATATTGGTAATCTGAGTCAAGTGATTGATTTGCTCCTACACAATAATAGATTATCTGGCTCAATTCCTTCTGAACTCTCAAAACTTGCACTGCTCCAAGGCCTCGCTTTGCAGAACAATTTGCTGGGAGGTCAAATTCCAGACAATCTTTTTGAGCTAAAACAGCTCACAGATCTTCGGTTACAAAACAACAAGTTCGTTGGTCCAATCCCAGAAGCTGTCTCTAATCTCAAGTTACTTTCTTACTTGGATATGAGTGAGAACATGCTTAATGGAACAATTCCACAAAGCATGCAACAACTTGGCCGATTGATGATGCTAGATCTATCAAGAAACCTTCTGGCTGGAGCTATTCCTGGTTTAGTAATTGCAAGTTTGAAAAATTTGCAAATACAACTGAATCTTTCTCACAATTATTTCAAGGGACCCATTCCAGGTGAAATTGGTCAGTTAGAAATGGTGCAGGTGATAGACATGTCCAGCAACAACTTGTCAGGAAGAATTCCCGGGACAATTAAGAACTGCAGAAATTTGTTCTCCCTGGATCTTTCTGGAAACCAATTCAGTGGTAATCTTCCAGGAGATATTTTCATTCCTCTTGAAGAGCTCTTAAGATTGAACCTCTCAAGAAATAAATTAGATGGTGAACTTCCTTCTAGTTTAGCAAATCTGACGCATCTTCAGTCACTAGATCTTTCCAAAAATAAGTTCAATGGCACCATTCCTGAAAGCCTTGGCAATCTCTCAACCTTAAAGTTTCTCAACCTTTCCTTTAATCAGCTTGAAGGCCATGTACCAGAGACTGGTATATTCCGAAACTTGAGTGCCAGTAGTTTGGTTGGGAATGCAGCCCTTTGTGGAACAAAGATTGGCAAGCCATGCAGCACTGGCAAAAATCTGACTAGTTCAAaccatttcaaaaagaaaactgTCTTCATTGTTGTAGCACTGGGACTAGTTTCTATAATCTTTGGTTTGTTGCTTCTGATCTCTGTACTTTATCGGAACAGAAAGAAGCAAAAAGCGAAAGTAGAAGAGAACTCGGTACCAAAATATCCTTCAGCCTTGCCTCTCAAGAGATATAATCAGGAGGATTTAGACAGTATAACTACTTCATTCAGTCAGGATAACATCATTGGCTCCAGCAGTTTAAGCACAGTGTATAAGGGCAAACTTGATGATGGGCAGGCAGTGGCAGTAAAGGTATTGAATTTACAGCAGTTTTCAGCTGAGTCAGATAAATGTTTTGATAGGGAAGTCAAGACTTTGAGCCGATTGAGGCACAGGAATCTTGTTAAGGTGCTTGGCTATGCTTGGGAGAGTCGGAAGATGAAAGCTTTAGTCTTAGAATATATGGAGAATGGAAGCTTGGACAAACTGATACATGACCCTGTATCTACCAAATCCAAATGGACTATGTCCGACAGCATCGATCAATTGATCTCGATTGCCAGTGGATTGGTGTACTTGCATTCAGGCTATGATTTCCCCATAGTGCACTGTGACTTGAAACCAGCTAACATTCTACTAGATGGGAAGTTAATACCCCATGTGAGTGACTTTGGGACAGCTAGAATGCTGGGTATTCATCTCGAGGATGGAAAGAGCCTTTCTACAGCATCAGCATTTCAAGGAACTATTGGCTACTTGGCACCAG AGTTTGCATATATGAGAACCATTACCACAAAAGTGGACGTATTTAGCTTTGGCATAATAGTGATGGAGCTGATTACAAAAAGAAGGCCAACAGGACTTACAGAAGATGAAGGCTCATCAATCACTTTGCCTCAACTAGTACAGAAAGCCCTTAAAAGTGGTACCAAGAGGCTACTTCAAGTTGTGGATCCTCATTTAGTTCCCTATGTCTCAAAGAAGCAGGAGGCAATGGAGGGACTTCTGAATTTAGCCTTATCCTGCACCAGTCCAGATCCTGAGGACCGCCCTGACATGGAAGAAGTGTTATCATGCCTCTCAAAGCTACGTCAACTGTCATAA